A single region of the Novosphingobium sp. SL115 genome encodes:
- a CDS encoding glycosyltransferase family 4 protein, which produces MSDPHLPEGLPTEVKGLRVALFSGNYNYVRDGANQALNRLVGYLLRQGADVRVYAPKVANPAFPATGTLVGIPAVAIPGREEYRFPLALSPRVRRDLATFNPHVVHVSSPDIVAHRAVSWARHRKLPVLASVHTRFETYLRYYNMAWLEPALEAMLRRFYRRCDGLVAPSESMAQVLRAQRMNYDIDIWSRGVDRDIFHPGARSAEWRQSLGIADDEVVIGFLGRLVMEKGLDVFSDSIDQLVRRGIKHRVLVVGEGPAREWFAARLPDAVFAGFQGGPDLGRAVASMDVLFNPSITETFGNVTLEAMACGVPVVAAAATGSQSLVDDNVSGRLITPGAVRQFAESLRCYVEDAPLRARHGAAGEERSLEFSWDRINQAVADTYLRLVRQKAAGRKR; this is translated from the coding sequence ATGAGCGATCCTCACCTTCCCGAAGGCCTTCCTACTGAGGTAAAGGGCCTGCGCGTCGCCCTGTTCAGCGGCAACTACAACTACGTGCGCGATGGCGCCAACCAGGCTTTGAACCGGCTGGTAGGATACCTTCTGCGGCAGGGTGCCGATGTGCGGGTCTATGCCCCGAAGGTCGCCAATCCGGCTTTCCCAGCCACCGGAACGCTTGTCGGCATTCCCGCCGTCGCAATTCCGGGACGCGAGGAATATCGTTTCCCGCTCGCATTGTCGCCCCGTGTCCGGCGCGATCTGGCAACGTTCAACCCTCACGTCGTCCACGTTTCCTCGCCGGATATTGTTGCCCATCGCGCGGTTTCCTGGGCGCGGCATCGTAAACTGCCCGTGCTGGCTTCGGTTCACACGCGCTTTGAAACCTATCTGCGTTATTACAACATGGCATGGCTGGAACCAGCCTTGGAAGCCATGCTGCGCCGCTTCTATCGGCGTTGTGACGGGCTTGTGGCTCCATCGGAATCGATGGCACAAGTGCTGCGCGCCCAGCGCATGAATTACGATATCGATATCTGGTCACGCGGCGTTGACCGCGACATTTTCCATCCCGGCGCACGCAGCGCCGAATGGCGTCAGTCTCTTGGCATTGCTGACGATGAAGTGGTCATCGGCTTTCTTGGCCGTCTGGTCATGGAAAAGGGGCTGGACGTCTTTTCCGATTCCATCGACCAGCTTGTCCGGCGCGGAATCAAGCATCGCGTGCTGGTGGTGGGCGAAGGCCCGGCGCGCGAATGGTTTGCTGCGCGTCTCCCGGATGCCGTGTTTGCAGGCTTTCAGGGAGGACCCGATCTTGGCCGCGCGGTGGCCAGCATGGACGTGCTGTTCAACCCATCAATCACCGAAACCTTCGGCAATGTCACGCTGGAAGCGATGGCCTGTGGCGTACCCGTGGTCGCCGCCGCCGCCACCGGCAGCCAGAGCCTGGTGGACGACAACGTATCGGGGCGCCTCATCACGCCGGGCGCAGTGCGCCAGTTCGCCGAAAGCCTGCGGTGTTATGTCGAGGATGCGCCCCTGCGCGCGCGCCATGGCGCGGCGGGCGAGGAGCGCAGCCTGGAATTTTCGTGGGACCGCATCAATCAGGCCGTGGCCGACACGTATCTGAGGCTGGTTCGCCAGAAGGCCGCAGGGCGTAAACGCTGA
- the typA gene encoding translational GTPase TypA, with protein sequence MPLRNIAIIAHVDHGKTTLVDQLFRQSGTFRDNQRVEERAMDSNDLEKERGITILAKPTSIEWNGIRINIVDTPGHADFGGEVERILSMVDGVILLVDSSEGAMPQTKFVTGKALALGLKPIVVVNKVDRPDERIQEVLDEVFDLFVTLDANDEQLEFPVLYASGRNGYASTDPDRREGTLEPMFQLIVDHVPAPNLDADAPFSFLATLLDRDNFLGRVLTGRVQSGTIRVNDPIRALDMDGKVIEVGRASKIMTFRGLDRVPVDEARAGDIISLAGLAVATVSNTIAAPEVMVPIKAQPIDPPTLSMRFAVNDSPMAGREGSKVTSRMIRDRLEREAESNVAIKITESADKDSFEVAGRGELQLGVLIETMRREGFELGISRPRVLFSEDESGNRTEPYETVMIDVDDEFSGTVVEKMATRKGEMTDMRPSGGGKTRITFSAPSRGLIGYHGEFLSDTRGTGIMNRLFEKYGPHKGKIEGRKNGVLISNGTGEAVAYALGPLEERGILFVGVGAALYEGMIIGENAKPEDLEVNPMKSKQLTNFRSTGKDDAIRLTPPKIMTLEQAIAYIDDDEMVEVTPKTIRLRKAILDPNERKKASRKKDAA encoded by the coding sequence CTGCCCCTGCGCAACATCGCGATCATCGCCCACGTCGACCACGGCAAGACCACGCTGGTTGACCAGCTCTTCCGTCAATCCGGCACCTTCCGTGACAACCAGCGTGTCGAAGAACGCGCGATGGATTCCAACGACCTCGAAAAAGAACGCGGGATCACCATTCTCGCCAAGCCGACGTCGATCGAATGGAACGGCATCCGCATCAACATCGTCGACACCCCCGGCCACGCCGACTTCGGCGGCGAAGTTGAACGCATCCTCAGCATGGTCGACGGTGTTATCCTTCTGGTCGACAGCTCGGAAGGCGCAATGCCGCAGACCAAGTTCGTCACTGGCAAGGCGCTGGCTCTGGGCCTGAAGCCGATCGTGGTGGTCAACAAGGTCGACCGTCCTGATGAACGTATTCAGGAAGTGCTCGACGAAGTGTTCGACCTTTTCGTCACGCTTGATGCCAACGACGAACAGCTTGAATTCCCCGTGCTTTATGCATCGGGCCGCAACGGCTATGCCAGCACCGACCCCGATCGCCGCGAAGGCACGCTGGAACCGATGTTCCAGTTGATCGTCGATCACGTTCCTGCGCCGAACCTCGATGCCGACGCACCGTTCTCGTTCCTTGCAACGCTGCTTGACCGTGACAACTTCCTGGGCCGCGTGCTGACCGGCCGTGTCCAGTCGGGCACGATCCGCGTCAACGATCCGATCCGCGCGCTCGACATGGATGGCAAGGTCATCGAAGTCGGCCGCGCCAGCAAGATCATGACCTTCCGCGGCCTTGATCGCGTACCGGTGGATGAAGCCCGCGCGGGCGACATCATTTCGCTGGCCGGCCTTGCCGTCGCCACCGTGTCGAACACCATCGCCGCGCCCGAAGTGATGGTGCCGATCAAGGCCCAGCCGATCGATCCGCCGACTCTTTCGATGCGCTTTGCGGTGAACGATTCGCCCATGGCCGGCCGCGAAGGTTCGAAGGTGACCAGCCGCATGATCCGTGACCGTCTTGAACGCGAAGCGGAATCGAACGTCGCCATCAAGATCACCGAATCTGCCGACAAGGATAGCTTCGAAGTGGCAGGGCGCGGTGAACTGCAGCTTGGCGTGCTGATTGAAACGATGCGCCGCGAAGGCTTTGAACTTGGCATCAGCCGCCCGCGCGTGCTGTTCAGCGAAGACGAAAGCGGCAACCGCACCGAGCCTTACGAAACCGTGATGATCGACGTGGACGATGAATTTTCGGGCACCGTCGTTGAAAAGATGGCCACCCGTAAGGGCGAAATGACCGACATGCGTCCGTCAGGCGGCGGCAAAACCCGCATCACCTTCTCGGCTCCGTCGCGCGGCCTCATCGGCTATCACGGTGAATTCCTGTCGGATACGCGCGGCACCGGTATCATGAACCGGCTGTTCGAAAAGTATGGTCCGCACAAGGGCAAGATCGAAGGCCGCAAGAACGGCGTGCTGATCTCGAACGGCACGGGCGAAGCAGTGGCTTATGCCCTTGGTCCGCTTGAAGAACGCGGGATCCTGTTCGTCGGCGTCGGCGCAGCGCTGTATGAAGGCATGATTATCGGCGAAAATGCCAAGCCTGAAGATCTTGAAGTCAACCCGATGAAGTCGAAGCAGCTGACGAACTTCCGTTCGACCGGCAAGGACGACGCCATCCGCCTGACCCCGCCCAAGATCATGACGCTGGAACAGGCCATCGCCTATATCGACGACGATGAAATGGTCGAAGTGACGCCCAAGACCATCCGTCTGCGCAAGGCGATCCTCGACCCGAACGAGCGCAAGAAAGCGTCTCGCAAAAAGGACGCGGCATAA
- the infC gene encoding translation initiation factor IF-3 yields MAPPVKSGPRYNQMINVPKVRVIDDAGENLGVMYTREAIEQAAEIGLDLVEVSPNADPPVCKFLDVGKFRYEAQKKANLARKSQKTQEIKEIKMRPNIDDHDYDTKMRNVIKFIGEGDKVKITLRFRGRELSHQQLGMNLLRKVQDDVAEIAKVEAFPRMEGRQMLMVLAPK; encoded by the coding sequence ATGGCGCCCCCCGTCAAGAGCGGACCTCGCTATAACCAGATGATTAACGTGCCCAAGGTGCGCGTGATCGATGATGCTGGCGAGAACCTGGGTGTGATGTACACCCGCGAAGCGATTGAGCAGGCTGCCGAAATCGGCCTCGATCTCGTTGAAGTTTCCCCGAACGCAGACCCGCCGGTTTGCAAGTTCCTCGATGTGGGCAAGTTCCGCTACGAGGCGCAGAAGAAGGCTAACCTCGCCCGCAAGAGCCAGAAGACGCAGGAGATCAAGGAGATCAAGATGCGTCCGAACATTGATGATCACGATTACGATACCAAGATGCGTAACGTCATCAAGTTCATCGGTGAAGGCGACAAGGTGAAGATCACGTTGCGCTTCCGCGGTCGCGAACTTTCGCACCAGCAGCTCGGCATGAACCTTCTCCGCAAGGTGCAGGACGACGTGGCCGAAATTGCCAAAGTCGAAGCGTTCCCCCGCATGGAAGGCCGTCAGATGCTTATGGTGCTAGCACCCAAATAA
- a CDS encoding RelA/SpoT family protein: MLRQYELVERVLAYDPQADEAMLNRAYVYTVQKHGTQKRASGDPYFSHPVEVAGLMTELKLDQDTIITALLHDTVEDTLATVEEIERLFGPDVARLVDGVTKLSKIETMSESERAAENLRKFLLAMSEDLRVLLVKLADRMHNMRTLHYIKSEDKRRRIARETMDIYAPLAERVGMYEYMREMQLLAFEQLEPEAYATITGRLAAIRSEEGAQVDAIALEIKKVLAEAGLRVEVSGREKHPYSIWRKMAERHVSFEQITDIMAFRVVTDGEDDCYKALGILHRAWQMIPGRFKDYISTPKMNGYRSLHTSLIYSNAMRVEVQIKTCDMHERNEYGLAAHWAYKQGGTPDAEVGWLRDLVEILESSHDAEELLENTKMAIYQDRIFAFTPKGALFQLPKGATPIDFAFAVHTKLGAQAVGAKINGRHVPLRTPLGNGDVVEIIKSRTSEPQLSWLGFVVTGKARAAIRRFVRQKERAEVAEIGRKLYEEIVERLPTKIGRKALSDALKRLKLTGEEDFMFAIGSAKLDDRQVMEALVPGSAANLPQDAWPSQRRAIAVRGLTPGVAFQLADCCHPVPGDRIVGLRRPAKGVEVHAIDCMKLADGVDADWIDLSWDARTDGAIGRLRAELYNRPGTLAEMAGIFAKNHANVVNLEMTLRENPFHTYEVDLEVRDLAHLTRIISALRASDAVAQAERI; this comes from the coding sequence ATGCTGCGCCAATACGAACTTGTCGAACGTGTTCTTGCCTATGATCCGCAAGCGGATGAGGCGATGCTCAATCGTGCCTATGTCTATACCGTGCAGAAGCACGGTACGCAGAAACGGGCGAGCGGTGACCCCTATTTTTCCCACCCGGTAGAAGTTGCGGGCCTGATGACCGAGCTGAAGCTCGATCAGGACACGATCATCACCGCGCTGTTGCACGATACCGTCGAAGACACGCTGGCGACCGTCGAAGAGATCGAGCGGCTGTTCGGCCCAGATGTCGCCCGGCTGGTCGATGGCGTGACCAAGCTGTCCAAAATCGAAACGATGAGCGAGAGCGAGCGAGCGGCCGAAAACCTGCGCAAGTTCCTGCTGGCGATGAGCGAGGACTTGCGCGTCCTGCTGGTCAAGCTGGCTGACCGCATGCACAACATGCGCACGCTTCATTATATCAAGAGCGAGGACAAGCGCCGCCGCATCGCGCGCGAAACGATGGATATCTATGCCCCGCTGGCCGAGCGCGTGGGCATGTACGAATACATGCGCGAAATGCAGTTGCTGGCGTTCGAGCAGTTGGAACCCGAAGCCTATGCCACCATCACCGGGCGGCTGGCGGCGATCCGTAGTGAAGAAGGCGCGCAAGTCGATGCCATCGCGCTTGAGATCAAGAAAGTGCTGGCCGAAGCGGGGCTGCGGGTCGAAGTTTCGGGCCGCGAAAAGCATCCCTATTCGATCTGGCGCAAGATGGCAGAACGCCACGTCTCGTTCGAACAGATCACCGACATCATGGCCTTCCGAGTGGTCACAGATGGCGAGGATGATTGCTACAAGGCGTTGGGTATCCTGCACCGGGCATGGCAAATGATTCCGGGGCGGTTCAAGGACTACATCTCTACGCCGAAGATGAACGGCTATCGGTCGCTACATACTTCGCTGATCTATTCCAACGCCATGCGCGTGGAAGTGCAGATCAAGACCTGCGACATGCACGAACGCAACGAATACGGCCTTGCCGCGCACTGGGCATACAAGCAGGGCGGCACGCCCGATGCCGAAGTGGGCTGGTTGCGCGATCTGGTGGAAATCCTTGAATCCAGCCACGATGCCGAGGAATTGCTCGAAAACACCAAGATGGCGATCTATCAGGATCGTATCTTTGCCTTCACCCCCAAAGGCGCGCTGTTCCAGTTGCCCAAGGGGGCGACGCCGATTGACTTTGCCTTTGCCGTTCACACTAAACTGGGCGCGCAGGCGGTGGGGGCCAAGATCAACGGTCGCCATGTGCCGCTGCGCACCCCGCTGGGCAATGGCGACGTGGTGGAAATCATCAAAAGCCGCACCTCTGAGCCGCAGCTTTCATGGCTGGGCTTTGTGGTGACAGGAAAGGCGCGGGCGGCAATCCGCCGCTTCGTGCGCCAGAAGGAACGCGCCGAAGTGGCCGAAATTGGCCGCAAGCTTTACGAGGAAATCGTCGAGCGGCTGCCAACGAAAATCGGCAGGAAGGCGTTGAGCGATGCACTGAAGCGACTAAAGCTGACCGGCGAGGAAGACTTCATGTTCGCTATCGGATCGGCCAAGCTGGACGACCGGCAGGTGATGGAAGCACTTGTTCCCGGAAGCGCTGCTAACCTGCCGCAGGACGCCTGGCCCAGCCAAAGGCGCGCGATTGCGGTGCGCGGCCTGACGCCGGGCGTGGCCTTTCAGCTTGCCGATTGCTGTCATCCGGTGCCGGGGGATCGCATCGTCGGCCTGCGCCGTCCGGCCAAGGGTGTGGAAGTCCACGCCATCGACTGCATGAAGCTGGCTGACGGGGTGGATGCCGACTGGATCGACCTGTCATGGGACGCGCGCACCGACGGCGCGATTGGCCGCCTGCGTGCCGAACTTTACAACCGTCCCGGCACACTGGCCGAAATGGCAGGCATTTTTGCCAAGAACCATGCCAACGTCGTCAATCTGGAAATGACGCTGCGCGAAAATCCGTTCCACACTTATGAAGTCGACCTTGAAGTGCGCGATCTGGCGCATCTGACGCGGATCATCAGCGCGCTGCGCGCCAGTGACGCCGTGGCGCAGGCGGAACGGATTTAG
- the hemF gene encoding oxygen-dependent coproporphyrinogen oxidase, with protein MTDWSAHTARARAWFETLRNRICAEFEAIEREAGSAASFTYTPWNREHGGEAVENGGGGVQGLMKGKVFEKVGVNVSTVQGEFSKEFASTINGASAETPGFTATGISLVAHMANPHVPAVHMNTRFLTTQKAWFGGGGDLNPPLPYDEDTAEFHATFKAACDGHDADYYPRFKKWADDYFYIPHRKVHRGVGGIFYDHLECADDAAFDANFAFTRDVGEAFLDVFPRLVRRRMGMAFNDAEKLQQLQWRGRYAEFNLVWDRGTLFGLKTGGNIDAILMSLPPEAVWS; from the coding sequence CTGACCGACTGGTCCGCCCACACCGCCCGCGCCCGTGCATGGTTTGAAACACTGCGCAATCGCATTTGCGCAGAATTCGAAGCGATCGAGCGTGAGGCAGGGTCGGCTGCCAGCTTTACGTACACGCCGTGGAACCGTGAACATGGCGGTGAGGCCGTGGAAAATGGCGGTGGTGGCGTGCAGGGCCTGATGAAGGGCAAGGTGTTCGAGAAAGTCGGCGTCAACGTATCGACCGTGCAGGGTGAATTTTCCAAGGAATTTGCGAGCACGATCAACGGTGCGAGCGCAGAAACGCCGGGTTTTACGGCCACCGGAATCAGCCTTGTTGCACACATGGCCAATCCGCATGTGCCTGCAGTGCATATGAACACCCGTTTCCTGACCACGCAGAAGGCATGGTTCGGCGGTGGTGGGGATCTTAATCCGCCGCTGCCCTATGACGAAGATACGGCTGAATTTCACGCCACGTTCAAGGCCGCCTGTGATGGCCATGACGCTGACTATTACCCACGCTTCAAGAAGTGGGCGGACGACTATTTCTATATTCCCCACCGCAAGGTGCATCGTGGGGTCGGCGGGATTTTCTACGATCATCTGGAATGCGCCGATGATGCCGCATTCGATGCCAATTTTGCCTTCACTCGCGATGTGGGCGAGGCCTTTCTCGACGTGTTCCCGCGCCTTGTCCGGCGGCGGATGGGTATGGCGTTCAACGATGCCGAAAAGCTGCAGCAGTTGCAGTGGCGGGGGCGATATGCCGAATTCAATCTGGTGTGGGACCGGGGGACGCTGTTTGGCCTGAAAACCGGCGGCAATATTGATGCCATCTTGATGAGTCTGCCGCCTGAAGCCGTCTGGAGCTGA
- a CDS encoding TonB-dependent receptor, translating to MMPNFTGRSGQAALRSGACSLAFAFSAVFSVAAVAQEAAPAGEEAQPATDAPERVAEGNEIIVTASKREQTLQDVPIAVSVTSAKTLEQAQIRDLKDLTSVVPSLRVTQLQSSANTNFIIRGFGNGANNAGIEPSVGVFIDGVYRSRSAAQIGDFPDVQRIEVLRGPQSTLFGKNASVGVISIVTQAPKFEFGGNVEASYGNFDAVVLKGVVTGPVSDTLAVSVAGGLNKRDGYNQDLGTGSETNERDRWFVRGQALWEPNAQMRVRLIGDYSKIDEICCAVVNLRPSLSTTVVRALGGQVNTPDEIYANRVYSNIDSTNDIENWGVSGQVDYDLGPLTFTSITAYRKTDALTDQDSDFTSADLIGHNATQQSIKTFTQELRVATNMDGPLNFLLGGYYFNESIRQTNQINWGSQARGYADFLIRGLTSNTQSLPSLEATISGLTGTNYIGQFFVEGQGLDERYRLKNEALSVFGQADFKIGDRMTVTGGVNYTKDKKRYSAQIDSSDVFAGLDLAAIGNTALRQGFVSQALGTTNPATIAAFAQANPGTFAAIQAQAAGFAALNANLTTAAAAADTNPLTVGNPLLALRQLQYLPPFLAVPNAVEPGRTDDDKFTYMVRVAFDLTDAINVYASYATGFKASSINLSRDSRPALSDQAALQAGGLTVVNQTYGSRFAGPESSTVYEIGLKADWGLVTANIAAFDQRINGFQSNTFTGSGFVLANAGKQSVRGLEFEGTVKPAKGWMLNVGMTYLDPKYDQFILSAVGDLSGTRPAGIPAISSTFGASYDHEFSSGDHLILRGDFHYESPVQIVEGLPGFLDSGTAVAVAAARPYRREVNELNASITWAMAMGLELTAWGRNLTDARYLLSVFDTPAQPGSVSGYTSQPRTYGVTARYRF from the coding sequence ATGATGCCGAACTTTACTGGCCGTAGCGGTCAGGCCGCGCTCCGTTCGGGCGCTTGCAGCCTTGCTTTTGCTTTTTCCGCCGTCTTTTCGGTCGCCGCCGTGGCCCAGGAAGCTGCACCTGCAGGCGAAGAGGCGCAGCCAGCAACCGATGCACCTGAACGTGTGGCAGAAGGTAACGAGATCATCGTTACCGCCAGCAAACGTGAACAGACGCTTCAGGACGTCCCTATCGCGGTTTCGGTGACCAGCGCCAAAACGCTGGAACAGGCGCAGATCCGCGATTTGAAGGACCTGACCAGCGTGGTGCCGTCTCTGCGCGTGACGCAATTGCAGTCGAGCGCGAATACAAACTTTATCATCCGCGGCTTTGGCAACGGCGCGAACAACGCCGGGATTGAGCCTTCGGTGGGTGTTTTTATCGATGGCGTATATCGTTCGCGCTCTGCCGCGCAGATCGGCGATTTTCCCGATGTGCAGCGCATTGAAGTGCTACGTGGGCCGCAATCAACGCTGTTTGGCAAGAACGCCTCGGTCGGCGTCATCTCCATTGTGACGCAGGCTCCGAAGTTCGAATTCGGCGGCAATGTCGAGGCGAGCTACGGCAATTTTGATGCCGTCGTGCTGAAAGGCGTGGTCACCGGCCCGGTCAGCGATACGCTGGCCGTCAGCGTCGCGGGCGGCCTTAACAAGCGTGACGGATACAATCAGGATCTGGGCACCGGCAGCGAGACCAACGAACGTGACCGCTGGTTTGTGCGCGGGCAGGCGCTGTGGGAACCCAACGCACAAATGCGGGTGCGGCTGATCGGCGATTATTCGAAGATCGATGAAATCTGCTGCGCGGTGGTCAACCTGCGCCCGTCGCTGTCGACGACGGTTGTGCGCGCGTTGGGCGGGCAGGTGAACACTCCTGACGAAATTTATGCCAACCGCGTCTATTCCAACATCGATTCAACCAACGATATCGAGAACTGGGGCGTTTCGGGGCAGGTCGACTATGATCTGGGGCCGCTGACGTTCACATCGATCACCGCCTATCGCAAGACGGACGCGCTGACCGATCAGGATTCCGATTTCACCAGCGCCGATCTGATCGGCCACAACGCCACCCAGCAATCGATAAAGACGTTCACGCAGGAGCTGCGCGTGGCCACCAACATGGATGGCCCGCTGAACTTCCTGTTGGGCGGCTATTACTTCAATGAAAGCATTCGCCAGACAAACCAGATTAACTGGGGGTCGCAGGCGCGTGGCTATGCCGACTTTCTGATCCGTGGGCTGACCAGCAACACGCAATCGCTGCCCAGCCTAGAAGCGACGATCAGCGGGCTGACCGGCACGAATTATATTGGCCAGTTCTTTGTCGAAGGGCAGGGGCTGGATGAACGCTACCGCCTGAAGAACGAGGCGCTGTCGGTGTTCGGGCAGGCCGATTTCAAGATCGGTGATCGCATGACCGTGACCGGTGGCGTCAACTACACCAAGGATAAGAAGCGCTATTCTGCGCAGATTGATTCCAGCGACGTGTTCGCAGGGCTGGACCTGGCGGCGATTGGCAACACGGCGCTGCGTCAGGGTTTTGTCTCGCAGGCTTTGGGCACCACCAACCCGGCCACGATTGCTGCCTTTGCACAGGCCAATCCTGGCACATTTGCGGCCATTCAGGCACAGGCCGCCGGCTTTGCCGCACTGAATGCGAACCTTACGACAGCGGCGGCGGCAGCCGATACCAATCCGTTGACCGTGGGTAACCCGCTGCTGGCGCTGCGTCAGTTGCAGTACCTGCCGCCGTTCCTAGCAGTGCCGAACGCGGTGGAGCCGGGCCGGACCGATGACGACAAGTTCACCTATATGGTGCGCGTTGCCTTTGACCTGACTGACGCGATCAATGTCTACGCAAGCTATGCTACCGGCTTCAAGGCCAGCTCGATCAACCTGTCGCGCGACAGTCGTCCTGCGCTTTCCGATCAGGCTGCGTTGCAGGCAGGTGGGTTGACGGTTGTGAACCAGACTTATGGCAGCCGCTTTGCCGGGCCGGAAAGCTCAACGGTTTATGAAATCGGGCTGAAAGCTGACTGGGGGCTGGTGACGGCGAACATTGCCGCATTCGATCAGCGCATCAATGGGTTCCAGTCGAACACCTTCACCGGATCGGGCTTTGTGCTGGCCAATGCAGGCAAGCAGTCGGTACGCGGCCTTGAATTCGAAGGTACGGTGAAGCCTGCGAAGGGCTGGATGCTGAATGTCGGGATGACCTACCTCGACCCCAAATATGATCAGTTCATACTGTCGGCGGTGGGCGATCTTTCGGGCACACGTCCGGCGGGCATTCCGGCAATTTCATCGACGTTCGGGGCAAGTTATGACCATGAATTCAGCAGCGGCGATCACCTGATCCTGCGCGGCGATTTCCACTATGAATCTCCGGTACAGATCGTGGAGGGCCTGCCGGGTTTCCTCGATTCAGGAACTGCGGTAGCTGTGGCTGCGGCACGCCCCTATCGCCGCGAAGTGAACGAGTTGAACGCATCAATCACATGGGCGATGGCGATGGGGCTGGAACTGACAGCGTGGGGGCGCAATCTGACCGACGCACGCTATCTGCTTTCGGTCTTTGATACGCCTGCACAGCCAGGGTCGGTATCAGGCTATACCAGCCAGCCGCGCACTTACGGGGTGACGGCACGTTACAGGTTCTGA
- a CDS encoding GNAT family N-acetyltransferase — translation MEVAGAPLGAGFHNVNAGDLACVVTALEMHEVPPSLRRLVPESDVPVQLVRWKDCAPEKYRLLYQRVGAPWLWWSRLARSDAELCAIIHDPQVQLYAVVDRARVEVGMLELDFRVAGECEIAFFGLIPGATGKGLGKWLMRKALQMAWAPETRRVWVHTCTLDDPRAVGFYAAQGFVPYARYVEVFPDPRLTGLLPETTGTAPVLR, via the coding sequence ATGGAGGTTGCGGGCGCGCCGTTGGGCGCAGGCTTCCACAACGTCAACGCGGGTGATCTGGCCTGTGTGGTGACGGCGCTGGAAATGCATGAAGTGCCGCCTAGCCTGCGCCGACTGGTGCCTGAAAGCGATGTTCCGGTGCAACTGGTGCGGTGGAAAGATTGCGCCCCTGAAAAGTATCGCCTGCTTTACCAGCGTGTCGGTGCGCCATGGCTGTGGTGGTCGCGACTGGCCCGAAGTGACGCCGAACTTTGCGCGATCATCCACGATCCGCAGGTGCAGCTTTATGCCGTGGTTGACCGGGCGCGGGTTGAAGTGGGCATGCTGGAACTGGATTTCCGGGTGGCGGGCGAGTGCGAGATTGCCTTCTTCGGCCTGATTCCCGGCGCCACCGGCAAAGGGCTGGGCAAATGGCTGATGCGCAAGGCTCTGCAGATGGCATGGGCACCGGAGACAAGGCGCGTATGGGTTCACACCTGCACGCTGGATGATCCACGTGCGGTTGGATTTTATGCCGCGCAAGGGTTCGTGCCCTATGCGCGATATGTGGAAGTTTTCCCCGATCCGCGCCTGACGGGATTGCTGCCTGAAACGACAGGGACGGCTCCTGTCCTGCGTTGA
- the pdeM gene encoding ligase-associated DNA damage response endonuclease PdeM, with protein MVPLSFAPFDFHDQEFRLGTSQAVFWAEENALLVADLHFEKASFFARHGQMLPPYDSRATLERLAEAIRHTGARRVLCLGDSFHDASGVDRMEPHASGMLDALTRATDWVWITGNHDEDARAPGGTVVDELVLSGIALRHIARAGRAGAEVSGHFHPKMRVSVKGRQIARPCAVSSDNRLILPAFGAFTGGMNASDPAILAALQPARAIDALVPAGERLARFALWRETRRGADS; from the coding sequence ATGGTTCCCCTTTCGTTCGCTCCATTTGATTTCCACGATCAGGAATTTCGCTTAGGCACGTCGCAGGCGGTGTTCTGGGCCGAAGAAAATGCACTACTGGTGGCCGACCTGCACTTCGAAAAGGCCAGCTTCTTTGCCCGCCATGGCCAGATGCTGCCTCCGTATGACAGCCGCGCCACGCTGGAACGACTGGCCGAAGCGATCAGGCATACCGGCGCGCGGCGCGTGTTGTGTCTGGGTGATTCGTTTCACGATGCCAGCGGAGTCGATCGGATGGAACCGCACGCATCAGGAATGCTCGACGCGCTTACACGCGCCACAGACTGGGTGTGGATTACCGGAAATCACGATGAAGATGCCCGCGCGCCGGGTGGAACGGTGGTCGACGAACTTGTTCTGTCAGGCATAGCCTTGCGCCACATCGCCCGCGCTGGGCGGGCCGGAGCGGAAGTTTCTGGCCACTTCCATCCCAAGATGCGTGTGTCTGTAAAAGGTCGGCAGATCGCCCGCCCCTGCGCCGTTTCTAGCGACAACAGATTGATATTACCTGCTTTTGGTGCCTTTACAGGCGGCATGAATGCGAGCGATCCGGCCATCCTCGCCGCCTTGCAACCCGCCCGCGCAATCGATGCGCTGGTTCCGGCCGGAGAGCGCCTGGCCCGCTTTGCACTGTGGCGTGAAACCAGGCGCGGGGCGGACTCGTAA